Proteins from one Salmo salar chromosome ssa29, Ssal_v3.1, whole genome shotgun sequence genomic window:
- the LOC106590529 gene encoding lipocalin, with protein MRLSIMGVLLCATLVACVDVMPQKDFNLEKMAGKWWVVGFATNAQWFVKRKGGMKMGTSMLLPTAGGDLEISCANQNADGSCWRMTELAKKTDIPGRFTFTSQRWNNENDMRVVAVQYDDFALIHTIKTKHGVTDVLNKLYSRTPEVSADLQKKFMQFSLDTGILSGNIVILPKNGECAEA; from the exons ATGAGGCTGAGCATAATGGGAGTTCTGCTGTGCGCTACGCTGGTCGCCTGTGTTGACGTCATGCCTCAGAAAGACTTCAACctggagaag atggCTGGTAAGTGGTGGGTCGTGGGATTTGCCACCAACGCCCAGTGGTTTGTGAAACGTAAGGGTGGTATGAAGATGGGCACTTCCATGTTGCTGCCCACTGCCGGAGGAGACCTGGAAATCAGCTGTGCCAACCagaa cgcTGATGGCTCTTGCTGGAGGATGACCGAACTGGCCAAGAAGACTGACATCCCAGGCCGCTTCACCTTCACCAGCCAGC gttGGAACAATGAAAATGACATGCGTGTGGTAGCTGTCCAGTATGATGACTTTGCTCTGATCCACACCATCAAGACCAAACACGGAGTAACTGACGTGCTCAACAAACTCTACA GTCGCACTCCAGAGGTGAGCGCAGATCTCCAGAAGAAGTTTATGCAGTTCTCTCTGGATACAGGAATCCTCTCTGGGAACATTGTTATCCTGCCCAAGAACG GTGAATGTGCCGAGGC
- the LOC106590538 gene encoding lipocalin — protein MRLSIMGVLLCTTLVACVDVMPQKDFNLEKMAGKWWAVGFATNAQWFVKRKGGMKMGTSIMLPTAGGDLDISSAMRKADGSCWRMTELAKKTDIPGRFTFTSQRWNNENDMRVVAVQYDDFALIHTIKTKHGVTDVHNKLFSRTPEVSADLLKKFMQFSLDTGILSGNIVILPKNGECAEA, from the exons ATGAGGCTGAGCATAATGGGAGTTCTGCTGTGCACTACGCTGGTCGCATGTGTCGACGTCATGCCTCAGAAAGACTTCAACctggagaag atggCTGGTAAGTGGTGGGCCGTGGGCTTTGCCACCAACGCCCAGTGGTTTGTGAAACGTAAGGGTGGTATGAAGATGGGAACTTCCATAATGCTGCCCACTGCCGGAGGAGACCTGGACATCAGCAGCGCCATGCGCAa ggcTGATGGCTCTTGCTGGAGGATGACCGAACTGGCCAAGAAGACTGACATCCCAGGCCGCTTCACCTTCACCAGCCAGC gttGGAACAATGAAAATGACATGCGTGTGGTAGCTGTCCAGTATGATGACTTTGCTCTGATCCACACCATCAAGACCAAACACGGAGTAACTGACGTGCACAACAAACTCTTCA GTCGCACTCCAGAGGTGAGCGCAGATCTCCTGAAGAAGTTCATGCAGTTCTCTCTGGATACAGGAATCCTCTCTGGGAACATTGTTATCCTGCCCAAGAACG GTGAATGTGCCGAGGCATAA